A stretch of Clostridium formicaceticum DNA encodes these proteins:
- a CDS encoding XdhC family protein, with protein MQNLYKALLSKVNEGNSCVMLTYLDVHNDQKGSIEKKILLTSENIKNKSFPFCDDVYEIISLSLETGKLEMVNVEENKAILIEPFLPNPRLIVFGGGHIAKPLSEFASRIGFSVTVVDDRPSFANADRFPEAENVICENFEKSFSSINLRQSDYVVIVTRGHRHDGVVLREVLNYDLSYMGMIGSKRRVDAMMKELLREGFAKDKLDLVHSPIGLDIAAITPDEIAISIVSQLISCKNKGILRKFGKNFVLPEFDGEVMEKISEKSSIPKALITILSSKGSVPRKAGAKMVAYFDGRTIGSIGGGCSEAGVLAKAREIMMDRGFFIEHVDMTGDVAESEGMVCGGVMEVLVEVF; from the coding sequence ATGCAAAATTTATACAAAGCATTGCTATCAAAAGTGAATGAAGGTAATTCATGTGTCATGTTAACTTATCTAGATGTACATAATGATCAAAAAGGTTCTATTGAAAAAAAGATTCTTTTAACCAGTGAAAATATTAAAAACAAATCTTTTCCTTTTTGTGATGATGTTTATGAAATAATATCTCTTTCTTTAGAGACTGGAAAGCTTGAAATGGTCAATGTCGAGGAAAATAAAGCTATTTTAATCGAACCATTTCTTCCAAACCCCCGTTTGATTGTCTTTGGTGGCGGACATATAGCCAAGCCTTTATCAGAATTTGCTTCAAGAATAGGCTTCTCTGTTACTGTTGTAGATGATAGACCCTCCTTCGCCAATGCAGATCGTTTTCCTGAAGCTGAAAACGTGATTTGCGAAAACTTTGAAAAGTCCTTTTCCTCTATAAATCTAAGACAATCTGATTATGTGGTCATTGTAACAAGGGGACATAGACATGATGGTGTGGTTTTACGAGAGGTTTTAAACTATGACCTTAGTTATATGGGAATGATCGGATCAAAGCGCAGAGTAGATGCTATGATGAAAGAATTACTGAGGGAAGGATTTGCTAAAGATAAACTGGATTTGGTTCATTCTCCTATAGGATTGGATATAGCTGCTATTACCCCCGATGAAATAGCGATTTCCATCGTATCTCAACTTATCAGTTGTAAAAACAAAGGTATTTTAAGGAAGTTCGGCAAAAACTTTGTCCTTCCCGAATTTGATGGAGAAGTGATGGAAAAGATATCTGAAAAATCATCCATCCCCAAAGCACTTATAACAATATTATCCTCTAAAGGATCTGTTCCAAGAAAAGCTGGTGCTAAAATGGTGGCGTACTTTGATGGAAGAACTATTGGAAGCATTGGTGGAGGCTGCAGCGAGGCAGGTGTCTTAGCTAAAGCAAGAGAAATAATGATGGACAGGGGATTTTTCATTGAACATGTTGATATGACCGGTGATGTGGCAGAATCTGAAGGCATGGTATGTGGTGGGGTGATGGAGGTACTTGTAGAAGTCTTTTAG
- a CDS encoding FMN-binding protein: MKKKLVLLVIPMLISVLVSGCGEKGVAANEESAVGIYRDGVYEGTGKGFKEDIKLSVKVEDGKITEIKIVEMNETGSIGDVAVEEVIEKIIELQSTEVDVVSGATGSSKGTIEAVEAALGLREAK; the protein is encoded by the coding sequence ATGAAAAAGAAATTAGTTTTATTAGTAATTCCAATGTTGATAAGTGTACTAGTATCAGGATGTGGGGAAAAAGGCGTAGCTGCTAATGAAGAATCCGCCGTTGGAATATATAGGGATGGTGTATATGAAGGCACTGGCAAAGGATTTAAGGAGGATATTAAACTAAGTGTAAAAGTAGAAGATGGTAAGATTACAGAGATTAAAATAGTAGAAATGAATGAAACAGGTAGTATTGGAGATGTAGCTGTAGAGGAAGTGATTGAAAAGATTATTGAACTTCAGTCTACAGAGGTGGACGTAGTCTCGGGAGCAACTGGATCAAGTAAAGGAACGATAGAAGCTGTTGAAGCAGCACTTGGTTTAAGAGAAGCTAAGTAA
- a CDS encoding ABC transporter substrate-binding protein, which yields MRKLIALALCITSMLSFTGCSSKTAKVSVDAKVGTWKTAQTIQPFFYQDYLEAGQQVEIMDFTNPGDMKTALLAGSLDLCGTTMVTAITAASKGEPVVVISGLSNKCSALVVGKDSNIKTEAELIGKKIAYVPGTMHHLLLLEVLERNGIDPQKDVELIRIDFFDMGQALAQGTVDAFYSGEPYPSIAVAEGYGRVLAYPNHNEGIGVINSGMMTTKDKIKNQPEMVQKFVTAHVKATEYLNTNKSVWLDQAVTFGTDRKVLDVAANNIELFWHIDENYIDRVKDLAQRMKEQGLISEMPDIDGMFDLSFIKQAEKELK from the coding sequence TTGAGAAAACTAATAGCATTGGCTTTATGTATAACATCTATGCTTAGTTTTACAGGTTGCAGTAGCAAAACTGCCAAAGTCTCTGTTGATGCAAAGGTGGGCACATGGAAAACTGCTCAAACGATTCAACCTTTTTTTTATCAAGATTATTTGGAAGCGGGGCAACAAGTAGAGATTATGGACTTCACAAATCCAGGGGATATGAAGACTGCATTATTAGCTGGAAGTCTTGATCTATGTGGTACTACTATGGTTACTGCTATCACAGCTGCATCTAAAGGAGAACCTGTAGTAGTTATTTCTGGTTTGTCCAATAAATGCTCTGCTTTGGTGGTAGGAAAGGATTCAAATATCAAAACAGAAGCAGAATTGATAGGAAAGAAAATTGCTTATGTGCCGGGAACGATGCACCATTTGCTTTTGCTTGAAGTGCTTGAAAGAAATGGAATAGACCCACAAAAGGATGTGGAACTTATAAGAATAGATTTTTTTGATATGGGTCAAGCTTTAGCACAAGGAACTGTAGATGCATTTTATAGCGGTGAGCCCTATCCTTCTATAGCCGTTGCTGAAGGTTATGGAAGAGTATTGGCATATCCCAACCATAATGAGGGTATTGGGGTTATCAATAGTGGTATGATGACAACAAAAGATAAGATTAAAAATCAGCCAGAAATGGTTCAAAAATTTGTAACAGCTCACGTAAAAGCAACAGAATACTTAAATACCAATAAAAGTGTTTGGCTTGATCAGGCTGTGACATTTGGAACAGATAGAAAAGTATTGGATGTTGCTGCAAATAATATAGAATTATTTTGGCATATTGATGAGAACTACATAGATCGTGTTAAGGATTTAGCACAGCGTATGAAGGAACAGGGACTGATTAGTGAAATGCCTGATATAGATGGGATGTTCGATTTAAGTTTCATTAAACAGGCTGAAAAGGAACTAAAATAA
- a CDS encoding twin-arginine translocase TatA/TatE family subunit, translating into MFGKLGAPELILILAIALVVFGPNKLPEIGKALGKSIKEFKVHTSNITSEITSEADKKNQDEA; encoded by the coding sequence GTGTTTGGTAAATTAGGTGCACCAGAATTAATATTGATATTAGCTATAGCGCTTGTGGTTTTTGGACCGAATAAACTTCCTGAAATAGGAAAAGCTTTAGGAAAAAGTATCAAGGAATTTAAAGTCCATACCAGCAATATAACTTCAGAGATTACTAGTGAAGCTGATAAAAAAAATCAAGATGAAGCATAA
- a CDS encoding C-GCAxxG-C-C family (seleno)protein → MGVSEGFFGSLADEVGYPFNQIPPEAFINAAAGYAGQASLCGSLGVAAACIGTVCDADTQKKLVGDLWNWYKEYPFPQIQPAELGLATTVAESVLCADSVGKFMDAQGCGFGDTERKERCAGVAAGIVKKTIEMLNETL, encoded by the coding sequence ATTGGTGTATCCGAAGGGTTCTTCGGTTCATTGGCAGACGAGGTAGGCTATCCATTTAACCAAATACCACCTGAAGCATTTATTAATGCAGCTGCAGGTTATGCGGGGCAGGCAAGCCTTTGTGGTTCATTAGGTGTAGCTGCAGCATGTATAGGTACAGTATGCGATGCAGATACTCAAAAAAAGTTAGTAGGAGATCTATGGAATTGGTACAAGGAATATCCATTCCCACAAATACAGCCAGCTGAGTTAGGTTTAGCTACTACTGTTGCTGAGTCGGTATTATGTGCTGATTCAGTGGGGAAATTTATGGATGCTCAAGGCTGTGGATTTGGCGATACAGAACGTAAAGAGCGCTGTGCCGGTGTTGCAGCAGGAATTGTTAAGAAAACGATTGAAATGTTAAATGAAACATTGTAA
- a CDS encoding YeeE/YedE thiosulfate transporter family protein: protein MILKEKEKNMRLYDKILKEPWPYWVGGILLAVLNTCLLFITGSAWGVTRGLLYWGGFTLEKLRFDPANWYYFNVYHHGLKERYSFLVNPHTVLNTAVVLGAFLAVLWANQFKWKKIKNLKQFFFALTGGILMGYGTRLSFGCNIGAYFSAIPSFSLHGWVFAVFMFVGAWLGSKILFKSF, encoded by the coding sequence ATAATCCTGAAAGAGAAGGAGAAGAATATGAGGCTGTATGACAAAATATTAAAAGAACCTTGGCCCTATTGGGTAGGCGGGATTTTATTAGCAGTGTTAAATACTTGTCTGTTGTTTATCACTGGCTCCGCTTGGGGTGTTACTAGAGGATTATTATACTGGGGAGGATTCACACTGGAGAAACTGAGATTTGATCCTGCTAATTGGTATTATTTTAATGTTTATCATCATGGATTAAAGGAAAGGTATAGTTTTCTAGTCAATCCTCATACAGTGCTAAACACTGCAGTTGTGCTAGGTGCTTTTTTAGCAGTTTTATGGGCAAATCAGTTTAAGTGGAAGAAAATTAAAAATCTGAAACAATTTTTTTTCGCCCTAACTGGAGGAATCCTGATGGGTTATGGCACAAGACTAAGCTTTGGTTGCAATATTGGCGCCTACTTTAGTGCAATTCCATCCTTCTCATTACATGGCTGGGTTTTTGCTGTTTTCATGTTTGTTGGGGCTTGGTTAGGCAGTAAAATATTATTTAAGTCCTTTTAA
- a CDS encoding PadR family transcriptional regulator, producing the protein MSNSRRSLMDVNIKCSCKGNNLDKLLQPNILSLLVNKNLHGYVLIQELEAKNVFKGEKIDKAGIYRTLKNLEAQGLVSSEWNIEDVGAAKKVYKITASGKECLKTWIQTLEDYKKTIEAIIEDAKEVLNQNSSL; encoded by the coding sequence ATGTCAAATAGTAGACGAAGTCTAATGGATGTCAATATCAAGTGTTCCTGTAAAGGAAACAATCTTGATAAATTGCTGCAACCTAATATTCTTTCCCTTCTTGTGAATAAAAACTTACATGGTTATGTTCTTATTCAAGAGCTTGAAGCGAAAAATGTGTTTAAGGGTGAAAAAATTGATAAAGCAGGTATTTATCGTACCCTGAAGAACTTAGAGGCACAAGGACTGGTGTCTTCTGAATGGAATATTGAAGATGTGGGAGCAGCAAAGAAGGTATATAAAATAACTGCTTCAGGAAAAGAATGTCTAAAAACCTGGATTCAAACATTGGAAGACTATAAGAAGACGATTGAAGCAATTATTGAAGATGCAAAGGAGGTTTTAAATCAAAATAGTTCTCTATGA
- a CDS encoding nitroreductase family protein yields MNILDCINEKRSVRAYTDQQVSNETIHQLLTLGTKASTGSNEQPWGFVVIQGKEEIQKLSEDTKTYLLRNLDAYPYLKQYESWLLNPTYSVFNHASTLIAIYGNTKSHWYLYDCSLAAGNIMLAAHSMGIGTCWIGFAEHTLNTKEFKEKYRVPSEYELVCPMTIGYMKSKLTSPERKVPEVFNW; encoded by the coding sequence ATGAATATTTTAGATTGTATCAATGAAAAACGCAGCGTTCGTGCCTACACCGACCAACAAGTGTCTAACGAAACAATTCATCAATTGCTGACATTAGGTACGAAAGCCTCTACAGGTTCAAATGAGCAGCCATGGGGTTTTGTGGTTATTCAAGGAAAAGAGGAGATTCAAAAGCTTTCAGAGGATACCAAGACTTATTTATTAAGAAACCTTGATGCTTACCCCTATTTAAAGCAATACGAAAGCTGGTTACTTAATCCAACCTATAGCGTATTTAATCATGCTTCTACACTTATTGCAATTTACGGAAATACAAAATCCCATTGGTATCTCTATGACTGTTCTTTGGCGGCAGGGAATATTATGCTGGCTGCACATAGTATGGGCATTGGGACTTGCTGGATTGGTTTTGCTGAACATACCCTTAATACTAAAGAGTTTAAGGAAAAATACCGTGTACCATCAGAGTACGAGCTTGTCTGTCCTATGACAATAGGCTATATGAAATCAAAACTGACTTCGCCTGAAAGAAAAGTTCCGGAAGTTTTTAATTGGTAG
- the modA gene encoding molybdate ABC transporter substrate-binding protein: MHRYTVLVILLLVGMIGCSRDRSTSAVENVELIVSSAPSLKDSLEEIKNIYCDDKKNIQITFNYGPSGWLQNQIEQGSATDIFISQGENQMDELEMQNLILKETRVNLVSDELVLITGKNNMSINCFEDLLKPEVKKIGIGVPNSVPAAKTAQETLETLAMWDELQTKLVMGKDLFQVMSYVETENAEAGFVWDTIAKTSNKVRIAAIAPENSHNPVFLPAAVISSSKNLSAADEFLNYLQSEEAMNIFEKNGFKRVEVNKED; encoded by the coding sequence TTGCATAGGTATACTGTATTAGTCATTTTATTGTTGGTAGGGATGATTGGATGTTCAAGAGATCGTTCTACCTCTGCGGTAGAGAATGTAGAATTGATTGTTTCTTCTGCGCCGAGCCTTAAAGATTCACTTGAGGAAATTAAAAATATTTATTGTGATGATAAGAAAAATATACAGATAACCTTCAATTATGGGCCTTCGGGCTGGTTGCAGAATCAAATTGAACAGGGATCTGCGACAGATATTTTTATTTCACAGGGTGAAAATCAGATGGATGAACTTGAAATGCAAAACTTGATATTAAAGGAAACAAGGGTAAATCTAGTCAGCGACGAGCTTGTATTGATTACAGGAAAAAACAATATGTCTATTAATTGTTTTGAAGATCTTTTAAAACCTGAAGTTAAGAAAATCGGTATCGGTGTTCCGAATTCGGTACCTGCAGCCAAAACTGCTCAAGAAACTTTGGAAACCCTAGCAATGTGGGATGAACTTCAGACTAAATTGGTGATGGGAAAAGATCTTTTTCAAGTAATGTCTTATGTTGAAACAGAAAATGCTGAGGCCGGTTTTGTCTGGGATACGATAGCAAAAACTTCTAATAAGGTAAGAATTGCAGCGATAGCCCCTGAAAATTCTCATAATCCTGTTTTTCTTCCTGCTGCTGTTATATCTTCGTCGAAAAATCTTAGTGCTGCTGATGAATTTTTAAACTATCTTCAAAGTGAAGAGGCTATGAATATTTTTGAAAAAAACGGCTTTAAGAGGGTTGAAGTAAATAAAGAAGACTAA
- a CDS encoding LysR family transcriptional regulator, whose protein sequence is MNLQYLKAFYVTVQLNSISKAAKELHLTQPGLSMQIQSLEKDLGVTLLTRSNKGVELTEAGTVVFDYANTILSMQDNIERDLASLKTNRKDLLVGSCKAVGEYALPCSIYIYKQDHRDININYNIMNSEEVMNNLSDRTINIGILHSYMERKNIKTEKITTDRLILVTSLPFLKNRITANELKMLPLIFREEGSGTRATVQQHLKPHHIKISDLNIIYELNSMEAIKTSVLSGKGISFIPELTIKRELRDGILREIEIENIPMKSDFYIAYRQDHQFASFESEFIDFIKSSKRGFC, encoded by the coding sequence ATGAACCTTCAATATTTAAAGGCTTTCTATGTTACAGTACAGCTAAATAGCATTTCCAAGGCAGCAAAGGAACTCCACTTAACCCAGCCAGGTCTTAGTATGCAAATTCAATCTCTTGAAAAAGATCTTGGCGTTACTCTTCTTACTAGAAGTAACAAGGGGGTAGAACTTACAGAGGCAGGGACGGTGGTTTTCGACTATGCTAATACGATTCTTTCTATGCAAGACAATATTGAACGAGATTTAGCCAGTCTTAAAACCAATAGGAAGGATTTATTGGTCGGTTCCTGTAAAGCTGTGGGCGAGTATGCACTTCCCTGTAGTATTTATATCTATAAGCAAGATCACAGGGATATAAATATAAACTATAATATTATGAATTCAGAGGAAGTTATGAACAATCTTTCTGATAGAACAATCAATATAGGCATCCTTCACAGCTATATGGAAAGAAAAAATATAAAAACCGAAAAGATAACCACTGACAGGCTGATTCTTGTTACTTCTTTGCCTTTTTTAAAAAATAGAATTACAGCAAATGAACTCAAAATGCTTCCACTAATATTTAGGGAAGAAGGTTCTGGAACAAGGGCAACCGTACAACAACATTTAAAACCTCATCATATAAAAATTTCTGATTTAAATATTATTTATGAATTAAATTCTATGGAAGCTATAAAAACCTCTGTTCTATCAGGTAAAGGCATTTCCTTTATTCCTGAATTAACCATCAAAAGAGAGCTGAGGGATGGAATTTTGCGGGAAATAGAAATTGAAAATATTCCTATGAAAAGTGATTTTTATATAGCCTATCGACAAGATCACCAATTTGCCAGCTTCGAAAGTGAGTTTATTGATTTTATTAAGTCCTCTAAACGTGGATTTTGCTAA
- the tatC gene encoding twin-arginine translocase subunit TatC, with product MDEKRLTLVGHLEELRRRTIIILLVVIIGAVASYFYIDILVDFIIQPVEDLNFIYLSPADLFLAYVKIALVSGIILTLPIILYHIWRFVLPGVTLKQKIYVVLANFMSMIFFIGGAAFAYCLILPLTIQFFTKMSRQEIKPLFSFASYVGFMSSILLSFGVTFQLPILVMLLTQFNLITPTFLKKSRKVFILLIFIIAAILTPPDIVSQVLLAAPMLVLLELSITVSSLIYKKKKA from the coding sequence ATGGATGAAAAGAGACTTACGCTAGTAGGACATTTAGAAGAGTTAAGAAGAAGAACAATCATTATTTTACTGGTTGTAATTATAGGGGCAGTTGCTAGCTATTTTTATATTGATATCCTTGTTGACTTTATCATACAGCCGGTTGAAGATTTAAACTTTATTTACTTGAGTCCAGCAGATTTATTTTTAGCCTATGTTAAAATAGCACTGGTTTCAGGAATAATCCTTACCTTGCCAATAATACTCTATCATATATGGCGATTCGTACTGCCTGGGGTGACTTTAAAGCAAAAGATTTATGTTGTACTGGCAAATTTTATGTCCATGATTTTCTTTATTGGTGGTGCTGCTTTTGCTTATTGTTTAATCCTTCCTCTCACGATTCAGTTTTTTACAAAAATGTCTCGACAAGAAATTAAACCTCTGTTTTCTTTTGCAAGTTATGTTGGTTTTATGAGTTCAATATTATTATCCTTTGGGGTCACCTTTCAACTGCCTATATTAGTTATGCTTTTAACGCAATTCAATTTAATCACACCAACATTTTTGAAAAAATCTAGAAAAGTTTTTATACTATTAATATTTATTATAGCGGCTATACTTACGCCACCGGATATAGTTTCACAGGTTTTACTAGCAGCACCCATGCTAGTATTATTGGAGCTAAGTATTACTGTTTCGTCACTTATCTACAAAAAAAAGAAAGCATAG
- a CDS encoding sulfurtransferase TusA family protein translates to MAEYKLDCLYEACPIPLLKALKQLGKMEIGDILIMHTDHNCSIANVVEWTKKQGHYIDYIEIAEGEWEIYIEKAR, encoded by the coding sequence ATGGCAGAGTACAAATTGGATTGTTTATATGAAGCGTGTCCAATCCCCTTGCTAAAAGCGTTAAAGCAGTTAGGGAAAATGGAGATTGGTGATATTTTAATTATGCATACAGACCATAACTGCTCTATTGCTAATGTCGTTGAATGGACGAAAAAACAAGGACATTATATTGACTATATTGAGATTGCAGAAGGTGAGTGGGAGATTTATATTGAAAAAGCTAGATAA
- a CDS encoding ABC transporter permease — protein sequence MKSIMKHLWEKLDLVGFVLPLLLLAAWYFVTASGSIPHYLLPSPRRFFQVIVDFVFGTAKLTPYSGKMMENLIASSIRVIHGFGLAVFWGLLLGFLTGRIQLIKRMIDPTVHIIRTIPGIGWLPLAMLWFGIGEKTTIFLIALASFFPIYINVAHGASEVPLVFLRTGRMLGANKFTLFTTVILPYAFPSVVVGLRLGLGVSWAYLVLGELTGVSRGLGAVMMDSRMLGQMEMIPAAMICIGILGRLTDRLLMKVCNLIYPYNEGVIK from the coding sequence ATGAAATCAATAATGAAACATCTTTGGGAAAAGCTTGATCTTGTTGGATTTGTTTTGCCTTTGCTTCTTCTTGCCGCATGGTATTTTGTCACTGCAAGTGGCAGCATACCACACTATTTACTGCCAAGTCCAAGAAGATTTTTTCAGGTTATTGTAGACTTTGTGTTTGGTACAGCAAAGCTTACTCCCTATTCTGGAAAGATGATGGAGAATCTAATTGCAAGTAGTATTCGTGTTATTCATGGTTTTGGACTGGCGGTTTTTTGGGGACTTTTATTAGGCTTTTTGACAGGGAGAATTCAGCTGATAAAACGAATGATTGATCCTACGGTGCATATAATCAGAACTATACCAGGAATTGGATGGTTGCCATTGGCTATGCTTTGGTTTGGTATAGGAGAAAAGACTACCATCTTTCTTATCGCTTTGGCTTCTTTTTTTCCTATATATATAAATGTGGCTCATGGGGCTTCTGAAGTTCCTTTAGTGTTTTTGAGGACAGGCAGGATGCTAGGGGCAAACAAGTTTACTTTGTTCACAACGGTTATACTGCCCTATGCCTTTCCTTCGGTTGTTGTAGGGTTAAGACTTGGTTTAGGTGTTTCATGGGCGTATCTGGTGTTGGGAGAACTAACCGGGGTATCAAGAGGCCTTGGCGCTGTGATGATGGACTCTCGGATGCTGGGACAAATGGAAATGATCCCTGCTGCAATGATTTGCATAGGGATTTTAGGAAGACTCACGGATAGATTACTGATGAAGGTGTGTAACTTGATTTATCCATATAACGAAGGTGTTATAAAATGA
- a CDS encoding YeeE/YedE thiosulfate transporter family protein, whose product MTSSRIEALKKQRQMETRKKNNQIPFAVLGTIMAIMMYFMLIRYQFSLSSFWMIGILLGMTMQRSRFCFAASFRDPIMMGSTSLLKAVLLAFMVSTVGFFIIQYKTVGSNPNYLLTAVPGQLSPVGIHTAIGAILFGVGMVMAGGCVSGSLMRLGEGYMMQLVALIGFIIGSILGASHFSFWDKVLIAKASTVYLPKYLGLFPSLILQLILLCVLYYIADWYDKKNNMMRNR is encoded by the coding sequence ATGACATCTAGTAGAATTGAGGCCTTAAAAAAACAAAGGCAAATGGAGACTAGGAAAAAGAACAATCAAATACCCTTTGCTGTTTTGGGGACGATTATGGCGATCATGATGTATTTTATGCTTATCCGATATCAATTTTCTTTAAGCAGTTTTTGGATGATTGGTATTTTATTAGGAATGACCATGCAGCGTTCTAGATTTTGTTTTGCTGCTAGTTTTAGAGATCCTATTATGATGGGAAGTACTTCTCTTTTGAAGGCTGTGCTTTTAGCTTTTATGGTATCAACTGTGGGATTCTTCATTATACAATATAAGACGGTGGGTTCGAATCCTAATTATCTGCTTACAGCAGTTCCAGGACAGTTGAGTCCTGTGGGAATTCATACTGCTATTGGAGCAATTTTGTTTGGGGTAGGTATGGTGATGGCGGGAGGTTGTGTCTCAGGATCACTTATGAGGTTAGGAGAAGGCTATATGATGCAGTTGGTTGCTTTGATAGGCTTTATTATTGGTAGTATCCTTGGTGCAAGCCATTTTTCTTTCTGGGATAAAGTATTGATAGCTAAGGCTTCAACCGTATACCTTCCTAAATATTTGGGATTATTCCCTTCACTGATTTTACAATTAATATTACTTTGTGTTTTATATTATATTGCCGATTGGTATGACAAAAAGAACAATATGATGAGAAATAGGTAG
- a CDS encoding radical SAM protein translates to MLNNLELIRRAKKTALSGKILDRESITSLLKIHPNSEEAEKLGEAAREVASVVCKNKAYLWAAIGLDYRACPMNCNYCSLGEKWGIVKEESEFSEDETIRMVKKYVHEGVRWIVLRTTQFYNLDKLIHLAGKIKEVVPGEYELGANVGEFDEKVAAKMANSGLEFIYHTLRLREGIDTKFNPSDRLATLETVKNSSLKLVSLVEPIGVEHTNEEIADAFLIAMRYKAAVTGGMARVPVKGTPLGEFPALSKERLAQIVAVTRLAAGFSAPDICVHQASELAIQWGANVAVVETGAIPRDMCCSSKEAWRGFDPDTAKQWFRSSGYQVFAKGE, encoded by the coding sequence ATGTTGAATAATCTGGAATTGATTAGGAGAGCAAAGAAAACTGCGTTATCAGGAAAAATATTAGATAGAGAAAGTATAACTTCTTTACTTAAAATTCATCCAAACTCTGAAGAAGCTGAAAAACTAGGTGAGGCGGCAAGAGAGGTAGCCTCTGTGGTATGTAAAAACAAAGCGTATCTTTGGGCAGCAATAGGACTTGATTATAGAGCATGTCCAATGAACTGTAATTACTGCTCATTAGGTGAAAAGTGGGGGATTGTGAAAGAAGAAAGTGAATTTAGTGAAGATGAAACGATTCGTATGGTTAAAAAATATGTTCATGAGGGTGTAAGATGGATCGTACTTCGTACAACACAATTTTATAATCTGGACAAACTCATTCACTTAGCTGGAAAAATCAAAGAAGTTGTGCCTGGAGAATATGAACTTGGTGCAAATGTCGGAGAATTTGATGAAAAAGTAGCGGCGAAAATGGCGAATAGTGGGTTGGAATTTATCTACCATACTTTGAGACTGAGAGAGGGCATAGATACGAAGTTTAATCCAAGTGATAGGCTTGCGACTCTGGAAACCGTTAAAAATTCGTCTTTGAAATTGGTTTCTCTTGTAGAACCTATAGGTGTAGAGCATACCAATGAAGAAATTGCAGATGCTTTCCTGATTGCTATGAGATATAAAGCTGCTGTTACTGGAGGAATGGCAAGAGTACCTGTAAAGGGTACGCCTCTAGGTGAATTTCCTGCTCTTTCTAAAGAGAGGCTGGCTCAAATCGTTGCTGTAACCCGATTGGCTGCTGGATTCAGTGCACCTGATATATGTGTACATCAAGCTTCGGAGCTGGCAATTCAGTGGGGCGCTAATGTGGCGGTTGTTGAAACTGGTGCAATACCGAGGGATATGTGTTGCAGCTCAAAGGAAGCATGGAGGGGCTTCGATCCTGATACTGCAAAACAGTGGTTTCGTTCCAGTGGTTATCAAGTATTTGCAAAGGGGGAATAA